From Planococcus halocryophilus, the proteins below share one genomic window:
- a CDS encoding bifunctional cystathionine gamma-lyase/homocysteine desulfhydrase: MKPKTRLIHGGIFGDEATGAVSTPIYQVSTYKQEAVGKFKGYEYSRTGNPTRHALEELIADVEFGHAGFAFGSGMAAISSVMMLFSAGDHIVLTDDVYGGTYRVINKVLNRFGLEFTFVDTGNLAEVEAAVKENTKAIFIETPTNPLLKITDIEAVAAFAKSKNLLTIVDNTFMTPYLQNPIKLGADIVLHSATKYIGGHSDVVAGLVVVNSAELAEEVHFVQNSIGAILGPQDSWLLIRGLKTLGLRMEEANSNAQKIAEFLEGHDAVGKVIYPGLESHPGRELMKKQATGFGGMISFDVGSKEKAGELLAKLKYFTLAESLGAVESLISVPAQMTHASIPIERRAELGIVEGLVRISVGIEDVEDLIEDLEHALK; the protein is encoded by the coding sequence ATGAAACCAAAAACAAGGTTAATTCATGGGGGCATTTTCGGAGACGAAGCAACAGGCGCCGTGTCGACACCGATTTATCAAGTCAGCACATATAAACAAGAAGCGGTTGGGAAATTTAAAGGCTACGAATATTCACGAACCGGAAACCCAACACGTCATGCGCTTGAAGAATTGATTGCAGATGTTGAATTTGGACATGCTGGATTTGCATTTGGCTCAGGGATGGCCGCTATTTCATCGGTTATGATGTTGTTTTCAGCAGGGGACCATATCGTTCTCACAGATGATGTGTACGGTGGAACCTATCGTGTCATCAATAAAGTATTAAACCGCTTTGGGTTGGAATTTACCTTTGTGGATACTGGAAACTTAGCGGAAGTAGAGGCTGCTGTGAAAGAAAACACAAAAGCGATTTTCATTGAAACGCCGACCAATCCATTGTTGAAAATCACAGATATCGAAGCCGTTGCAGCTTTCGCAAAATCGAAAAACTTGTTGACGATTGTAGACAACACATTTATGACGCCTTATTTGCAAAACCCAATTAAATTAGGCGCAGACATCGTGTTACATAGCGCAACGAAATATATCGGTGGACATAGTGATGTTGTGGCGGGTCTGGTTGTTGTTAATTCAGCTGAACTTGCAGAAGAAGTTCACTTCGTGCAAAATTCGATCGGCGCTATTTTAGGGCCGCAAGATTCATGGTTGCTCATTCGTGGTCTGAAAACGTTAGGTTTGCGCATGGAAGAAGCCAATTCAAACGCACAAAAAATTGCTGAGTTTTTGGAAGGACACGACGCTGTTGGGAAAGTGATTTACCCAGGGCTCGAAAGCCATCCGGGACGCGAATTGATGAAAAAACAAGCAACAGGCTTTGGCGGCATGATTTCATTTGATGTCGGCAGCAAAGAAAAAGCTGGAGAATTACTAGCAAAACTAAAATACTTTACGTTGGCAGAAAGCTTAGGTGCTGTGGAAAGTTTAATTTCTGTGCCCGCACAAATGACGCACGCATCCATTCCAATTGAACGCCGCGCAGAATTAGGAATCGTAGAAGGATTAGTTCGAATTTCAGTAGGGATTGAAGATGTAGAAGATTTAATTGAAGATCTAGAACATGCATTAAAATAA
- a CDS encoding immune inhibitor A domain-containing protein, protein MKNSKWVSILSASALTLSLMAPAAIAAPSETVPSINDWNSERYGERIDIDGNLNKLSQDADFQKEAEKKIKAQADEVGNGEADAKADGTFTYDGGTKKFLNRNLSFKDFTLRSVGDNVEIWVANDLSYGPDNPKPADVVTQVQVDKLRDEFDSNIYPTATEFFGTPEQLDGSNSPLPGLVGLPDDYYEGSDKIIMLVDNVQDEGWNDPSYPFFVAGFFWQTLENYIDRNIVTIDTNSWDTRLENTFYGTTIHELQHLIQADNDGAEESWVNEGMSTFSEYLGGYGHGEGSINFYLDHPENSLVNWDEHGTAATGPETIADYGQVYLFMLYMYDKFGKEFIRELATDGTSQGITSVEKALQDNATNKTFTEVYQNFMTALTLDNSNVSSDYNFDSIDLRKLPVGNEGAVRGKTVDFEKAKTFEKEGVPAWGGDFKEFNFGKDVRGLEFDGVDFLPLQWKSVADPKGSGEQVLHANNGDEADQALIFGATVPADNATLTFDHFYDIEEQWDYGMVQVSTDNGDTWTSLENENTRSDVVEEGYPTIKENVPGFTGTNGDWTTETFDLSAYAGQDVLVSFRNLTDWGSNEAGWFVKDIQLGDFSADGTSTDVFQSLGQLKGEYVDFTTTFIQTKKNSKERVFHVDPFNVTDKQALDLQQVLREGNVKMITSYAAEAGQREAKEFTYEVQYKTKNPKASKNKK, encoded by the coding sequence ATGAAGAACAGCAAATGGGTATCAATTTTATCTGCTAGTGCTTTAACGTTATCTTTAATGGCACCTGCAGCAATAGCGGCACCAAGCGAGACCGTACCATCAATAAATGATTGGAACAGCGAAAGATATGGGGAAAGAATCGATATTGACGGAAATCTAAATAAGTTGTCACAAGATGCTGATTTCCAAAAAGAAGCAGAGAAAAAGATAAAAGCGCAAGCAGATGAAGTAGGAAACGGAGAAGCTGATGCCAAAGCTGATGGGACATTTACATACGATGGCGGCACAAAAAAGTTTTTGAATCGTAACTTGTCTTTTAAAGATTTTACACTTCGAAGTGTCGGAGACAATGTAGAAATTTGGGTGGCTAATGATTTGTCATACGGACCAGACAACCCGAAACCGGCTGATGTGGTCACACAAGTACAAGTAGATAAACTGCGTGATGAATTCGACAGCAATATTTATCCGACAGCCACTGAATTTTTCGGAACACCAGAGCAATTAGATGGTTCAAATTCACCACTTCCTGGTCTGGTAGGGCTTCCTGATGATTATTATGAAGGATCAGACAAAATCATTATGCTCGTTGATAATGTGCAAGATGAAGGCTGGAATGATCCGAGCTATCCGTTTTTTGTTGCCGGATTCTTTTGGCAAACACTCGAAAACTACATCGATCGCAACATTGTTACAATCGATACAAATTCATGGGATACGCGTTTAGAAAATACATTCTACGGTACGACAATCCATGAATTGCAACATTTGATCCAAGCCGATAACGACGGTGCAGAAGAAAGTTGGGTAAATGAAGGGATGTCCACATTCTCTGAATATCTGGGAGGTTACGGACACGGAGAAGGGTCTATCAACTTTTATTTGGATCACCCAGAAAACTCCTTAGTAAACTGGGATGAACACGGAACAGCAGCAACAGGACCAGAAACGATTGCAGACTACGGTCAAGTCTACTTGTTTATGCTTTATATGTACGATAAGTTCGGCAAGGAATTTATCCGTGAATTGGCTACAGATGGTACAAGTCAAGGCATCACTAGTGTCGAAAAAGCATTACAAGATAATGCTACGAACAAAACATTTACGGAAGTGTATCAAAACTTTATGACGGCTTTGACATTAGATAATTCAAATGTCAGCAGCGATTACAATTTTGATAGCATTGACTTACGTAAGCTGCCAGTCGGTAACGAGGGAGCAGTAAGAGGCAAAACAGTAGACTTTGAAAAAGCAAAAACATTTGAAAAAGAAGGCGTTCCGGCATGGGGCGGCGACTTTAAAGAGTTTAACTTTGGCAAAGATGTCCGAGGATTAGAATTTGATGGCGTTGACTTCCTTCCTTTACAGTGGAAATCAGTAGCAGACCCTAAAGGTTCTGGTGAACAAGTGTTGCATGCCAATAATGGCGATGAAGCAGATCAAGCGTTAATCTTTGGCGCAACGGTTCCTGCTGACAACGCAACATTAACATTTGACCATTTCTACGATATTGAAGAACAGTGGGATTACGGTATGGTTCAAGTATCAACGGATAATGGAGATACGTGGACTTCTCTTGAAAATGAAAATACACGCAGTGATGTAGTTGAAGAGGGCTATCCGACCATCAAAGAAAACGTTCCTGGATTTACGGGCACAAATGGGGATTGGACAACTGAAACCTTTGATTTATCAGCTTATGCAGGACAAGATGTCCTAGTTTCATTCCGTAACTTAACGGACTGGGGTTCGAATGAGGCTGGCTGGTTTGTTAAAGATATTCAACTAGGTGATTTCTCGGCAGATGGAACATCAACAGACGTCTTCCAATCTCTTGGCCAATTAAAAGGTGAATACGTGGACTTTACAACGACATTTATCCAAACGAAGAAAAATAGCAAAGAACGTGTTTTCCACGTTGATCCATTTAACGTGACAGATAAACAAGCACTCGATCTTCAACAAGTTCTGCGCGAGGGCAATGTGAAAATGATTACTTCATATGCTGCAGAAGCTGGACAACGAGAAGCAAAAGAATTCACGTATGAAGTACAGTACAAAACAAAAAATCCAAAAGCAAGCAAAAATAAGAAATAA